One Numida meleagris isolate 19003 breed g44 Domestic line chromosome 6, NumMel1.0, whole genome shotgun sequence genomic region harbors:
- the WDR89 gene encoding WD repeat-containing protein 89 — protein sequence MSAVEKIEEQFASLRIAKRSVLSEEPAYLLDVDVSGAAQSESSRFVAVSCSNKSVRVYNRETLSFLREYSSCPGTLNGVRFARACDSLVFSACTDGTVKCWDIRLATQKAAQVFSGYPSNVFISFDINCSDLIICAGTEKVEADTFLVFWDARGSTDCASTAREPLGVYSESHNDDVTKICFHPVKPSVVVSGSTDGLVNVFDINKDNEDDALISTCNSDSSVSFIGWSGKDCEQIYCTTHDEGFCWWDLAQLDTEEPIMLLRVLDARDAVCIENGSLNYLVGGMYHEKADKLFLIGGTATGDVHLLSCSAAGLSLVGTLPGGHSATVRSFCWDPAEESLLTGGEDAQLLLWRPGAVERSLAKKTSMKIASSVQKRVRVHNSSLKSRKK from the coding sequence ATGTCTGCAGTTGAGAAGATTGAGGAGCAGTTTGCCAGCCTGCGCATAGCAAAGCGTTCTGTGCTGAGTGAGGAACCCGCTTACCTGCTGGATGTAGATGTCTCTGGGGCTGCTCAATCTGAAAGCAGTCGCTTTGTGGCGGTTTCGTGTTCCAATAAGTCAGTTAGGGTCTATAACAGGGAAACACTGAGCTTCCTGCGGGAGTACAGTAGCTGTCCTGGGACACTTAATGGCGTCAGATTTGCACGTGCATGTGACAGCTTGGTGTTTTCTGCGTGCACTGATGGTACAGTAAAATGCTGGGATATTCGTTTAGCAACTCAGAAAGCTGCTCAGGTATTTAGCGGCTATCCTTCCAACGTGTTTATCAGTTTTGATATCAATTGCAGTGACCTCATAATTTGTGCTGGAACAGAAAAAGTAGAAGCGGATACATTCCTGGTGTTCTGGGATGCAAGAGGCAGCACAGactgtgccagcacagctaGAGAACCGCTGGGAGTGTACTCTGAAAGTCACAATGATGATGTCactaaaatttgttttcatcctGTCAAACCCAGTGTGGTCGTTTCTGGCTCGACGGATGGCTTGGTGAACGTGTTTGACATTAACAAGGACAACGAAGACGATGCTTTGATATCAACCTGTAATTCAGATTCCTCAGTAAGTTTTATTGGCTGGTCCGGGAAAGATTGTGAGCAGATCTACTGCACAACTCACGACGAGGGGTTTTGTTGGTGGGACCTTGCTCAGTTAGATACCGAAGAACCAATAATGCTATTGCGTGTTCTGGACGCCAGAGACGCAGTCTGCATTGAAAATGGCAGCTTAAATTACCTGGTAGGAGGCATGTACCACGAAAAGGCAGACAAACTCTTTCTGATTGGAGGGACGGCAACGGGAGACGTTCACCTGCTAagctgcagcgctgctgggctGAGCCTGGTGGGTACCCTTCCTGGGGGACACTCTGCCACTGTTCGCTCTTTCTGCTGGGACCCGGCAGAGGAGTCGCTGCTGACGGGAGGAGAGGATGCCCAGCTGTTGCTGTGGAGGCCCGGAGCCGTGGAACGCTCCCTGGCAAAGAAGACGTCCATGAAGATTGCTTCTTCAGTGCAGAAGAGAGTGAGAGTTCACAACAGCTCCCTCAAAAGCAGGAAGAAGTAA